Within the Enterobacter roggenkampii genome, the region CCTGCAGATCGCCCTCGACGCGGGCGTGAGCAAAATCATCCCGCATATCTACAGCTCGATTATCGACAAAGCCAGCGGCGATACGCGTCCGGAAGATGTGCGTACCCTGCTGGCGATGACGAAGAAGCTGGTGAAGTAGAACTCACACCTATACAGGAGCCACCATGCACACCCGTACCTTGCTTGTCGCTTCACTCTCAATGTTCGCCACCGCCGCTGTCGCCCAGACGCAATACGCCTGGGTGGGTACCTATAATCCAAACGGTGAAGGGCTGTACCGTTTTACTGTTAACCCGCAAACCGGCGCGCTGAACGATAAAACGCGGGTAAGCAAACTGCCGAATGCGGCGCAGTTGACCCTTTCACAGGACGGCAAAACGCTGTATCTGGCAAGCGAAGTGGAGCAGGGCGTGGTGCAGGCGCTGCGCGTCGGCGATAACGGTGAGCTGAGCGAGCTCAGTCAGGTGGCCTCCGGCGGTGCCGGGCCGGTGTATCTCTCCCTGACGCCGAACGGCCAGCATCTGCTGGTGGCGAACTACGTCAGCGGCTCCATTGCCGTTTTACCCGTTAACGCAGACGGCAGCCTGGGTGACGCCACGGACACACATCAGGATCAAGGCGAACCGGGCGCGGCGAAGCCGGAAGCTGCCGTCGAGGGCAGTTTCGCGATCAGCGATCATAACGGCCCCCATGCGCATATGATCGCCGCCGATCCGAGCGGGAAATACGTGTTTTCCACCGATCTTGGGCTGGATCGCATCTACCAATATCGCTTTGACGATCGGACAGGAAAGCTGACGCCGAACGATCCGCCGTTTATCAGCGCCTCCTCGAAAGGCGCCGGGCCGCGCCACTTTGTCTTTACGCCGAAGGGCGATGCCCTGTGGCTGATTAACGAAGAGGCGTCTACGCTCACCCGGTATACCGTGAATACCAACGGCACCCTGAAAGAGGGTAAAACGGTTTCTGCTCTGCCGGAAGGTTACAAAGGCACCAGCTTTGCTGCCGGGCTCGCATTAAGCGCCGACGGTAAGCAGCTGTATGTGGCTAACCGTTTGCATAACAGCATCGGCCACTTTACCGTAACGGCGGAGGGCACGCTGACGCATCAGGACGATGTGTGGACGCGCGGTGACTACCCGCGCACCCTGACGCTCGATAAACAGGGGCGCTGGCTGTACGTCATGAACCAGCGCAGCGACAACATTACCCGTTTCCGCGTGGCGCCGGACGGGAAATTAACCTTCGAACCGGACTATACCCCGGTCGGCAGCCCATCCCAGATGGTCATTTCACCTTAAGCCGTAAGAGGACAACGACGTGCGATTTCCGAACCAACGTTTGGCGCAACTTTTCGACCTGTTGCAAAACGAGACGCTGCCGCAGGACGAGCTGGCGCAGCGGCTGTCGGTCTCCACGCGAACCGTCCGTGCGGACATCACCGCCCTGAACGCGCTGCTGGCCAGCCACGGCGCGCAGTTCATCCTGAGCCGGGGCAACGGCTACCAGCTCAAAATTGAGGATGCCGAGCGCTATCAGCAGCTTCAGGCATCCCACCCGCGCGCGCTGCGTATCCCGCGGACCGGGCCGGAGCGCGTGCATTATCTGGTGGTGCGTTTTCTGACCTCTGCGTTTTCGCTTAAGCTGGAGGATCTGGCGGACGAGTGGTTCGTCAGCCGCGCCACGCTGCAAAGCGATATGGCGGAGGTGCGCGAGTGGTTTCATCGCTACAACCTGACGCTGGAAACCCGTCCGCGCCACGGCATGAAGCTGTTTGGCAGCGAGATGTCGACCCGCGCCTGCCTGACCGATCTGCTCTGGGAGCTGGCGCAGCAGGACAGCCTGAACCCGCTGGTAACCGACGTGGCGCTGAATGCGGGCGTGGCGGAGCAGATGGTGCCGGTGCTGCACGACGCCTTGACCCGTCACCACATTCGCCTGACCGATGAAGGCGAGCTGTTCCTGCGCCTGTACTGCGCGGTATCGGTACGTCGCATCAGCGAAGGTTACCCGCTGCCGGAATTCCATGCCGAAGACGTGGAAGAGAACGTGCGCGAGGCGGCGAAGGATATCGCGGTGACCATCCAGCAGCTGGCGGGCAAGGCGCTTTCGCCGTCGGAGGAGAGCTGGCTGTGCGTGCACATTGCGGCGCGGCAGATTCAGGAGATCGCGCCCAGCGCCATTAACGCTGACGACGACGAGGCGCTGGTCAACTACATCCTGCGCTATATCAACGCTCACTATAACTACAACCTGCTCAGCGACGCGCAGCTGCACGCGGACCTGCTCACGCACATCAAAACCATGATCACCCGCGTGCGGTATCAAATCATGATCCCCAATCCGCTGCTGGATAACATCAAGCAGCACTACCCGATGGCGTGGGACATGACGCTGGCCGCGGTGTCGAGCTGGGGCAAATACACGCCGTATGTGATCAGCGAAAACGAGATTGGCTTCCTGGTGCTGCATATTGGCGTCGGGCTTGAGCGCCACTACAACATCGGCTACCAGCGTCAGCCGCGCGTGCTGCTGGTATGCGACGCCGGTAACGCCATGGTGCGCATGATTGAGGCGGTACTGCAGCGTAAATACCCGCAGATTGAGGTGACGCGCACGCTCACCCTGCGCGAGTACGAGCTGGCGGAAACCATTAGCGAAGACTTTGTGATCGCGACCGCCCGCGTCAGCGAAAAGTCAAAACCGGTGGTGATGATCGCCCCATTCCCGACCGACTACCAGTTAGAGCAGATTGGCAAACTGGTGCTGGTGGACCGCACCCGCCCGTGGATGCTGGATAAATACTTCGACGCGGCCCATTTCCGCATTATCAACAAGCCGATCGATCAGCAGACGCTGTTCCGCGAGCTATGTGAACAGCTTGAGGCCGAAGGCTTTGTCGGCGCGGAGTTTCTGGATTCGGTTGTTGAGCGTGAAGCTATCGTCAGCACCATGCTCGGCGACGGCATCGCGCTGCCGCACTCCCTCGGCCTGCTGGCGCAGAAAACGGTGGTCTACACCGTGCTCGCCCCGCACGGCGTGCAGTGGGGCGACGAAACCGCGCACGTTATCTTCCTGCTCGCCATCAGCAAAAGCGAGTACGAAGAGGCGATGGCGATTTACGATATTTTCGTCACTTTCCTGCGCGAGCGGGCGATGTCACGGCTCTGTAGCTGCGAGGATTTTGCCGGGTTTAAGGCGGTGGCGATGGAGAGTTTGAGTCGTTTTTGAGATAAGGGCGGATGGATAATATCCGCCTTTGATCAACGCAGATGATGCACAACCTGGTTGCTGCTGCCTCGCCAGATGAGTGCCGGGTCTTTTAAATCTTGCATGAACTTGCCGTCGACCAGCACGTTAATCAGATCCACGACTTCCATCTGCTGCGCATTCAGTTCATCCAGCTTGTAGCCCGTCCAGACCCAGATATCTTTTCCCGGACATTCTGCGCGAATGCGCTCCACCAGCTTCAACATATCCGGCACGTTTTGCGGGTGCAGGGGATCGCCGCCGGAGAGCGAGATCCCCTGGCGTTTGATGCGCGTGTCGTTCAGGTCGTTGATGATTTTATCTTCCATCTCCGCGGTGAACGGCATGCCGGAATTGAGTCGCCAGGTGCTTTTGTTGTAGCAGCCGGGGCATTCGTGGACGCAGCCTGAAACAAACAGGGTGCAGCGGGTGCCGGGGCCGTTGACGATGTCGACAGGGTAGTACTGGTGATAGTTCATTGTGAATAACCACGCCGGGTGGCGCTGCGCTTACCCGGCCTACAAAAGAGAGCGGTCCGTAGGCCCGGTAAGCGCAGCGCCACCGGGCATTAACGTGGCAGCGGATTAACCGATCTGCCCATTTCCCAGATGCTTCACGCGGCGCTTCACCTCTTCCTGCTTGCCGGCGTTAAACGGACGGGCGTCCGGGCTGCCGAGATAGCCGCATACGCGACGGGTCACGGAGACGCGAGCCGCATCGTGGTTGCCGCATTTCGGGCAGGTGAAGCCTTTACTGGTACATTCAAACTCACCGGTGAAGCCGCACTCGTAACACTCATCAATTGGCGTGTTGGTCCCGTAATACGGCACGTGCTGGTAGCTATAGTCCCACACGTCCTCCAGCGCCTTCAGGTTGTGCTGAATGTTCGGGTACTCGCCGTAGCAGATGAAGCCGCCGCTGGCGATCGGCGGATAGGCCGCTTCGAAGTCGATCTTGTCGTACGGGTTTACCTTTTTCTCGACGTCGAGGTGGAAGCTGTTGGTGTAGTACCCTTTATCGGTCACGCCTTCCACAATCCCGAATTCGGCGGTGTCCAGACGGCAGAAGCGGTCGCACAGGTTCTCGCTTGGGGTGCTGTACAGGCTGAAACCGTAGCCGGTTTCCTCTTTCCACTGGTCTACCGCGTCGCGCAGGCGCTGAACGATGGCGATGCCTTTCTCACGCAGTGCTTCGCTGTCGTACATGTGCGTGTCGCCAAACAGGGCGTTGATGGTCTCGTGAATGCCGATGTAGCCCAGCGAAATCGACGCGCGGCCGTTTTTGAAGATCTCGGATACGTCATCGTCCGCCTTCAGGCGCACGCCGCAGGCCCCTTCCATATAGAGGATCGGCGCCACGCGGGCTTTGACCCCTTCGAGGCGCGCAATGCGGGTCATCAGCGCCTTACGCGCCAGCTGCAGGCGCTCATCCAGCAGTTTCCAGAATTCAGCTTCATTAGCTTTTGCCTCCAGCGCGATGCGCGGCAGGTTGAGGCTGATCACGCCCAGGTTGTTACGCCCGTCGTGGATCTGCTCGCCGTTTTCGTCTTCGTAGACGCCGAGGAAGCTGCGGCAGCCCATTGGCGTTTTAAACGAACCGGTGACTTTGACGACCTGATCGTAGTTAAGGATGTCCGGGTACATGCGCTTGCTCGCGCACTCCAGCGCCAGCTGTTTGATGTCGTAGTTCGGGTCGCCAAACTTGTGGTTCAGGCCGTCGCGAATCGCGAACACCAGTTTCGGGAACACGGCGGTTTTACGGTTTTTGCCGAGGCCGGAAATACGGTTGCGCAGGATCGACTGCTGGATCAGGCGTGATTCCCAGCTGGTGCCCAGCCCAAAGCCGAAGGTTACAAACGGCGTCTGGCCGTTGGCGGTGTGCAGCGTGTTCACCTCATATTCCAGCGACTGGAAGGCGTCGTAGCACTCTTTCTCGGTACGGGAATGCGCATAGCCGTCCGCGTCCGGAATCTGCCACTCTTCGGCGGTTTTACGGTGCTTGTTGAAGCTCGCCGTCACGAACGGGGCCAGCACTTCGTCAATGCGGTTAATGGTGGTGCCGCCGTAAATATGGCTGGCGACCTGAGCGATGATCTGCGCCGTGACCGCGGTAGCCGTGGAGATTGACTTAGGCGGTTCAATCTCCGCGTTACCCATTTTAAAGCCGTGGGTCAGCATGCCTTTCAGATCGATCAGCATGCAGTTGAACATCGGGAAGAACGGCGAATAGTCGAGATCGTGGTAGTGGATCTCGCCGCGCTCGTGCGCCGAGACCACGTCGCGCGGCAGCAGATGCTGACGGGCATAGTGTTTGGCGACGATACCGGCCAGCAGGTCGCGCTGGGTGGGGATCACTTTACTGTCTTTATTGGCGTTTTCATTGAGCAGCGCAGAGTTGGTCTGCTCCACCAGGCCACGGATCTCCTGGTTCAGGCGGCCGCGCTTCTCGCGCTGCACGTCTCGATCGTGGCGGTACTCAATGTAGGCGCGCGCCAGCTGCTTGTAGGGCCCTGCCATGAGCTGGTTCTCAACCGCGGTCTGGATCTCGTTGATATCAACCTGGCTGCGTTCATTCATCTGGCTGCTAACGACTTCTGCGACGGTGGCGCAGTAATCTGCGTCATCGACTCCCGCTGCTTTAGCTGCACGCAGAATGGCTTCCTGGATGCGCTCTGATTTAAACGGCACTTTACAGCCATCACGTTTCATCACATGCGGTGTCATGATCACTCCATTATTAAAAACAGGTTATCCACAGAGGTGGAGAAGTATTCACCGGACGCATTTCCCGCCAGGCCAAAGACTTCCCGCGTTCCCAGCTCGTGTTATCCACAATTCCGGCCAGCGTAAGCGCCGTCTTGTTGTTGGAATAGTAGACGATAAATACAAGATGTTGGGTCGGCGTGCATTTTAAGTGCTACATATAGTGATTTGCATCAAACATGTTTGCGATTTATTTGATGCAGAACAAAGTAAAAAGACGAGAGTACAAACGACGGGCGCTTCAGCGATTGTAAAGGCGGGCGAGAAAAATCTGATTAATTATTCAACAAAAACAGTAAAGTAAGCCGGGTGCTGAGCCGCACCCGGCAGGGAAAGTTACTGCTGCAACCACCAGACGGCTTCAAACGGACGGAGTGACGTCGTTTGCGGTGCCGGGTAGTTACTCATCAGCACCTGCGACTTATCGCTGAGAGCCTCTGTCTGCCATTCCTGCGGAGTAGGACTCAGGTTCGCCACCACCATCAGCGTCTGCCCCTGCCACTGGCGGCGATAGCACCACAGGGAAGGGTGTTCCGGCAGGAGATCCTCATAATCCCCCCACGTCAGCACCGGGAGGGTTTTGCGCAGGCGAATCAGCGACTGATAGGTGTAGAACACCGAATCCGCATCGTCCAGCGCCGCGCGGGCGTTCACGGTTTCGTAGTTATCGCAGACCCCAATCCACGGCTCGCCCTCGGTAAAGCCCGCATTGTGCGACGCGTCCCACTGCATTGGGGTTCGCCCGTTGTCGCGGGACTTGCTCGCCAGAATCGCCAGTAATTCCTCCGGCTCGCGGCCGCTGGCGCGCAGTTCGGCGAACATGTTCAGACTTTCCACGTCGCGGTAATCGGTGATGCGGCTGAAGTGCGGGTTGGTCATGCCAAGCTCTTCACCCTGATAGATATACGGCGTGCCCTGCATCCCGTGCAGCACCATGCCGAGCATTTTCGCGGCGTGAACCCGGTATTCTCCTTCGTCACCGAAGCGCGACACGATGCGCGGCTGATCGTGGTTACACCAGAACAGCGCATTCCAGGCTTTGTTGTGCATCCCCTGCTGCCAGTGGCGGAAGAGGGTTTTCAGCGCCACGAAGTCCGGCTTCGCCAGCGTCCACTTTTCGCCGCCCGGGTAGTCCACCTTCAGATGATGGAAGTTAAAGGTCATCGACAGCTCGCGCCCGTCGAGAGAAGCATACTGCTGGCAGTTCTCCAGCGAGGTCGAGGACATCTCGCCTACCGTCATCAGGTTGCGCGGCGTAAAGACGTCGCGGCTCATCTCCTGGAGATATTCATGAATGCGCGGCCCGTCGGTATAGAAGCGGCGACCGTCGCCGATGTTGTCATCAGGGAAATCCTGATCTTTTGAAATCAGGTTAATGACGTCCAGACGCAGGCCGTCCACGCCGCGATCGGCCCAGAACTCGCACACCTTTTTCAGCTCGGCGCGCACCGCCGGGTTTTCCCAGTTGAGGTCCGCCTGCTCTGGCGCGAACAGGTGCAGGTAATACTGCTCGCTCTCGGCGTGCCAGCGCCAGGCGTTGCCGCCAAACTTGGAGCGCCAGTTGTTGGGAAGCTGCTCCGGCGTGCCGTCTCGCCAGATGTAGAACTGGCGGTACGGGCTCGCTTTGTTCAGCGACTCGCGGAACCAGGCGTGCTGCGTGGAGGTGTGGTTAAACACCATGTCCAGCACGATGCGAATGCCGCGCGCGTGCGCCTCAGCGACCAGCTCGTCGAAATCATCCAGCGTGCCGTAGGCCGGATCGATGGCGGTGTAGTTCGCCACGTCGTA harbors:
- a CDS encoding lactonase family protein encodes the protein MHTRTLLVASLSMFATAAVAQTQYAWVGTYNPNGEGLYRFTVNPQTGALNDKTRVSKLPNAAQLTLSQDGKTLYLASEVEQGVVQALRVGDNGELSELSQVASGGAGPVYLSLTPNGQHLLVANYVSGSIAVLPVNADGSLGDATDTHQDQGEPGAAKPEAAVEGSFAISDHNGPHAHMIAADPSGKYVFSTDLGLDRIYQYRFDDRTGKLTPNDPPFISASSKGAGPRHFVFTPKGDALWLINEEASTLTRYTVNTNGTLKEGKTVSALPEGYKGTSFAAGLALSADGKQLYVANRLHNSIGHFTVTAEGTLTHQDDVWTRGDYPRTLTLDKQGRWLYVMNQRSDNITRFRVAPDGKLTFEPDYTPVGSPSQMVISP
- a CDS encoding BglG family transcription antiterminator; amino-acid sequence: MRFPNQRLAQLFDLLQNETLPQDELAQRLSVSTRTVRADITALNALLASHGAQFILSRGNGYQLKIEDAERYQQLQASHPRALRIPRTGPERVHYLVVRFLTSAFSLKLEDLADEWFVSRATLQSDMAEVREWFHRYNLTLETRPRHGMKLFGSEMSTRACLTDLLWELAQQDSLNPLVTDVALNAGVAEQMVPVLHDALTRHHIRLTDEGELFLRLYCAVSVRRISEGYPLPEFHAEDVEENVREAAKDIAVTIQQLAGKALSPSEESWLCVHIAARQIQEIAPSAINADDDEALVNYILRYINAHYNYNLLSDAQLHADLLTHIKTMITRVRYQIMIPNPLLDNIKQHYPMAWDMTLAAVSSWGKYTPYVISENEIGFLVLHIGVGLERHYNIGYQRQPRVLLVCDAGNAMVRMIEAVLQRKYPQIEVTRTLTLREYELAETISEDFVIATARVSEKSKPVVMIAPFPTDYQLEQIGKLVLVDRTRPWMLDKYFDAAHFRIINKPIDQQTLFRELCEQLEAEGFVGAEFLDSVVEREAIVSTMLGDGIALPHSLGLLAQKTVVYTVLAPHGVQWGDETAHVIFLLAISKSEYEEAMAIYDIFVTFLRERAMSRLCSCEDFAGFKAVAMESLSRF
- the nrdG gene encoding anaerobic ribonucleoside-triphosphate reductase-activating protein translates to MNYHQYYPVDIVNGPGTRCTLFVSGCVHECPGCYNKSTWRLNSGMPFTAEMEDKIINDLNDTRIKRQGISLSGGDPLHPQNVPDMLKLVERIRAECPGKDIWVWTGYKLDELNAQQMEVVDLINVLVDGKFMQDLKDPALIWRGSSNQVVHHLR
- the nrdD gene encoding anaerobic ribonucleoside-triphosphate reductase; translation: MTPHVMKRDGCKVPFKSERIQEAILRAAKAAGVDDADYCATVAEVVSSQMNERSQVDINEIQTAVENQLMAGPYKQLARAYIEYRHDRDVQREKRGRLNQEIRGLVEQTNSALLNENANKDSKVIPTQRDLLAGIVAKHYARQHLLPRDVVSAHERGEIHYHDLDYSPFFPMFNCMLIDLKGMLTHGFKMGNAEIEPPKSISTATAVTAQIIAQVASHIYGGTTINRIDEVLAPFVTASFNKHRKTAEEWQIPDADGYAHSRTEKECYDAFQSLEYEVNTLHTANGQTPFVTFGFGLGTSWESRLIQQSILRNRISGLGKNRKTAVFPKLVFAIRDGLNHKFGDPNYDIKQLALECASKRMYPDILNYDQVVKVTGSFKTPMGCRSFLGVYEDENGEQIHDGRNNLGVISLNLPRIALEAKANEAEFWKLLDERLQLARKALMTRIARLEGVKARVAPILYMEGACGVRLKADDDVSEIFKNGRASISLGYIGIHETINALFGDTHMYDSEALREKGIAIVQRLRDAVDQWKEETGYGFSLYSTPSENLCDRFCRLDTAEFGIVEGVTDKGYYTNSFHLDVEKKVNPYDKIDFEAAYPPIASGGFICYGEYPNIQHNLKALEDVWDYSYQHVPYYGTNTPIDECYECGFTGEFECTSKGFTCPKCGNHDAARVSVTRRVCGYLGSPDARPFNAGKQEEVKRRVKHLGNGQIG
- the treC gene encoding alpha,alpha-phosphotrehalase is translated as MNTLPHWWQNGVIYQIYPKSFQDTTGSGTGDLRGVTQRLDYLKTLGIDAIWLTPFYISPQVDNGYDVANYTAIDPAYGTLDDFDELVAEAHARGIRIVLDMVFNHTSTQHAWFRESLNKASPYRQFYIWRDGTPEQLPNNWRSKFGGNAWRWHAESEQYYLHLFAPEQADLNWENPAVRAELKKVCEFWADRGVDGLRLDVINLISKDQDFPDDNIGDGRRFYTDGPRIHEYLQEMSRDVFTPRNLMTVGEMSSTSLENCQQYASLDGRELSMTFNFHHLKVDYPGGEKWTLAKPDFVALKTLFRHWQQGMHNKAWNALFWCNHDQPRIVSRFGDEGEYRVHAAKMLGMVLHGMQGTPYIYQGEELGMTNPHFSRITDYRDVESLNMFAELRASGREPEELLAILASKSRDNGRTPMQWDASHNAGFTEGEPWIGVCDNYETVNARAALDDADSVFYTYQSLIRLRKTLPVLTWGDYEDLLPEHPSLWCYRRQWQGQTLMVVANLSPTPQEWQTEALSDKSQVLMSNYPAPQTTSLRPFEAVWWLQQ